The DNA segment ATATGGGTTAGCCTTTTGAACTCTATAATTGGAATTAACCGCGAGTCATTGAGAATTCAGACAATTACGTCGATATAATTCTTCGTCTACAATCACAGGTGGTATACTCCATGTTCCATGAGGATGTCCAGATATGTTCCCGCCTAAAGTCCAAAATGAATCAAATTACTGAACAAAGGATTATATTCCAAAATCCTAATAATTTGAATGTAAGTAATTTACCTTCTTTGGTGGCTTCCTCGCATCTTCTTTGATAAGTCGAGGACAGCTGGGGATCCAAAGATTTCAGCAAAGACTCGTACTTCACTTCAGCTTCAGCAATGTACTTTGCCTGAAAAGTTAAGAGAAAAACATTTTCTCCTGAAAATTGCCACTCAACAGAAAGCCCAGAGATTGACTCATCACAATCAACCACAACTCCTTCAAATAAAAGCAGCCATTAACACAGCTACCTAAAAGGCTTGCACTCGACAAGTTTAAATACCTATTGTATCCAGCTAGCTTCTGCCACTTCTAGAAACTCACCTGATTGCTCTCCCTCTCTCTAGCTAAATAAGACTACCACACAGACATTATCGAGCTTACTCATCAAGAGCAAATTAGTACTCCTCACAACGATGAATTCCATATTAAAAATACCCAACAGGTTGAATCACTCACCAGCATGACTGGAGCCATTAATGATCCATATATTCTGACAAACATGcgcaaaatattgaaattattCTCTAGTACGTCGTCCTACATAAGTTATTACAGGTGTTAGCAATGAGATGAGATAAAAGAAGGGGTAACTCACACAGAATTTCACTCACCTCATAATCAAACCTGAAAGTCCATTATCAACTCAGCATTTAGATGAACTGATCATGCTTGGAATAGTGTTGTCGCATTCAAAGAATGATATGATTAGTGGTCCCAGTATAATTCATGACAAAGATATAGCACAGGAGTTAAATTGCTTTTTGTAAGTTCCATCAAATGATATAGCATGCATATTTATACGAAGACATACAAAGTTCTCTAAACTAAAGAAGATGCCTTTGAATTTACAATGAAAAGCAATTCACGAAAGTTCTACTCCGACCAATTTGATATCTTTCtttgacataaaaaaaaaagtacatcaTCATGTAGACTAAGCATAAAttgcaaaacaaaaaataaaaagtagaaAAAGAACTTACAAGTCATCAGATACTTCCACGAGGAATTCTGAAGTTGATAAAAAATCCATATGCAAGTCATTCACCTTAAGAGCAGCTTCAGAGAAATGAGGATTAAACAAATAGATCCACATTATGGCAAAATTTGCAGAAAACGATAATCTGTGGCATTAAATTGTCTAACAAATTTGAAAGGACATACGATCACGGTTTGATGTCAATGACTAGAAAGATGATGTAAAGTAGCAAGATAGCAATTTCTTTAATGAATATAATGTAAAAGACAAAGGTACTTCCAAGTCGCACCTTATTAGGAGAACAAGCAAATATCTGTTTAAAATGCAATATAAATGACTGAACTAACTAGAAGTACCTTTTCTCCTCTCAACTGATACAGTATAAGATTCAGTACTCGATAATCAAAGGATTTCAGATGAATTGCCCTCATGACATCTTCAACAGTGATCtgagaaaaaataaaaggaaaacaagATCTGACTGCTGAGCCCAAACTACAGAGGTTTTGCAAGCAGGATGTTATAATATTTGTACCTCCTTTTGGTTCATAATTGCCGGACAAAGCTTTCTTTCCAAAGCCCAGTATTCCTCTCCACTTCTCAATTCTTCTGTAATCCTTTATCCatcatgaaaaagaaaaagaaaaagaaagaaaaggtcaAGGTTAAGGCTTGATTGTCGAAACCCTAAAATCCCAGAAGGGAAGTTAAAGTTTCACCTCTCCGTTAAAAGGCCGTGACATTCAAGTTGTGTCACAAGTGGACCAAAAGGATTGTTTTTAAAAACATCCATACACTCAGCAATCCAGCTTTCATTGCCTTTTGGAATCTAGAAGGGGTCAAAGGAATGATTTAGCCAAGTAAAACTCAATACAGCAGTCACAACATTTTAGCAATGAGCAAGCCAAAAGTTCAGTATTACAACCTCGTATTCTCTTTCTAGAACTGCAACATTGTTGGCTGGTAAATTTGCTATCTTCTCATTCAAACTATCCATCTGCATTTAAGATATATGAGATAGAAAATCACAGCcctaaacaataaaaattaatctATGCCTgcaatttctttatttatttactctAAATATCTTCTGAGAGAAAAGAAACAAGGAACAATTTCTAGATAACGCTAAAATAAGTAAGTGTTCATTCCCTTCAAGAAAAATGCATGATTCATGCTTTCTTGTCAATAGAAGTACATACACAAGCCCCTTATAAAAGTTAGCTTACGTTATAAAAAAATTGCCTTTCaattaatttgataaaaatatCAGTTGACTTTCAATTATTTGCAAGAATATAACAGAATAAATAGGTTTGCACTAGTCACCTGATAGATGTAACTTTCTGTGAATGAAAGCACGGGTAAATACTTGAATATTGATTGTGGTGAGTTTGCATCCATCCCATGAAACATAAAATAAGATCTGCACTGTTAATTTGACAAAACAAGATTACATCACATGTAAAAGTTGTTCACACAACCTTTGCCATCAAATCATACACAAGTTTGTTTATACAACTACGAATTCATTTTGGTTCATAACATAGAAAGATCTATAAACAACTGCAAAGCAACCAATAACGTGAAAGAAACAACTTTCAGTATTCAAAAACAAGGAGATGAGATCATAACTTTAATCCTACTAAATCAGAAGAAGAATTTTGGTTGGTAGTAGCCACACAACCTGCAAATATTAAGGTCCTCCATCTCCAATTTGTCTATCACAGTTCACTTCATCCGTACAATCAATGTCAACTTAAAGGTCATCATGAAAGTAATGATAACGGTGATAATTTATTAAGCTTCAGATAGACCAttattttaattagaaaaaataGCCAAAGTGCAGAAATTGAATGATGCTTAAGATAATTAAACTGTAAGTTACTTTCTGAGCTAATTTTTCTCCATCTCCCCTTTTCAGTATTTGATAAATGTGGCTTGCACTTTttatgttgagtataaaaaaaaagggaTTTTTATGTTgagtatatatacataaaatcaaTATAATCCCAAGTTTCAATCAAGTATCTCCAATCAATTAAACTTTCATATAAAAGAAGGTATCAGATTGAAACGAAAGTTAATACAATTCCATTTACAAATCTTTATGACTAGCATTAAgtaatttttattgataattagATCCATAGTAACGTCATACCAAGAAGATAGGAGATATATGTAGTACGTACATATAAATTCACAAAGGCAAACAGCAAAGATGCATCACAGTTGAGATCCAAATACTCATATTTTGATCATTTTCCAGGAAAAAAATGCTGGAAAGGAATATTGAACATTCAATTTCATAGTTTAAAACATGCTGCATGATTATTTAATTCACTTACAAAATCCTCAAGGGTAGAATTTGCCCGCTGCATTGAGTCCAAACTAATGAAAGCCGTACCTTCGAAGTCCTTTTGCTCCAAATCACTATTTCCAACAGAACTTGGTCGACAGCCTACAAGTAAATGACATTACCAAATAAATACCATTCTCAGCATTTGCAATAATCCAAGCAAATTACAGGCACCTACTAAGTCCGCATGTTAAATACACATATGCACGGACAAGATTAGCTTAGGAGGTGGATCGAGCAGGAAGTACATGATGTATTTAAAGAGAAAACTTCAGCACGACTCGAATGGGTAGCTTATTCTGCGTGGATTTGAGCAACATATTACACTTGGATGGCATTTTCATTGAACCATTATAAAAGAAGCACAGTTGATGCCTATTATACGCAAATAAAAGCAACTAGTGAatagaattttatttatatttagtaAAATAACTGTAGGAATTGATTTTGAGAATTTCTCTCCAAGAAAATTATTTACTGGTAATAAATAGCAAGAATTAGAGGTTATGCCTTCTTAGAAAGGGATTGAAGCTAACCATTAACCTTCTCTTCTATTTGCAGTGGAACTTGCCGATTAAACAAAAGCGACGCTTCCCGGAGAAAAGAAGCTGAAATCTGAAAAAGAAGAATCAAattgattaaaattaaataatgaaATTTCAAATGCGAAGATAGAGTTGCAGATATACAGTTGATTGTAATTCACCTTAGGCATTTGTTCAGAGATCAAAGTGCACTTCTCGTTCAAATCTAGGTCACCGCAAGGTTTTACCTATTAACAAAACAGGGAGAGTTAGAGTAGTTACCTGTTGTTCAGGAATGAGAAATGAGAGATTACAGATAGATATCAAACCAGGAGGAGGATTAAGTTAGCGAGGAAGCGATCAGAGTCTTGATTAGAAGATGAAAGGACGCCTTGAGATTGCATTAGTGTTAACATTCTCTGTGTCTCTTCCAGCTCTCTTAATTCTTCCATGGCGCTTTTCGTTTCCTCTAACTTACAATTAGCTTGGATTGGGGTTGATGATGGTTAAGTACTGGAAAGTTATGGAAAGTTAAGTTAGGtggtgtttgataaaactgaaaattactAACTTCATTAGAGGCATTGATAAGAAGAATGAGGCTTCCTTGATCATTTCATTTCATGTTATGTTAAATTGGGATTTGATAAGCTTTTGATATTTGACGAGGACTAATAAATATGAAgataaagatttttttttttcgggGGTAAAATGGAGGGTTATGAACCCtgaggaaaaaaaaaacctagGTTAGAATCATCCGAATATCACTCCACCTATACAAATCAGAAAAAAGAATATTATGGATGTGTGTGGGAGGCTCTCACATTCGTGAAAAACCAAAGACAGTCGTTTTATATAGTTAGCCATACAATTCGTACCATAATTCCTTTTTCGGAACACATGAACCATTCGAATCTTCCATCCCTTTCCACATAGCCCACGACATTCATTCACAAGCCAGTATCAGTAATGACGGTTCTCAGTACATTCCTGAATTGTCTGAACCACAACTTTGGAATTTCAAAAACCACCCGTCTGTACCTTTTGCCTATGCTATTCGAAGTCCAAAATAAAAGCTCCATAACGCAGCTAACACTGTCGTGCAAATCCCTAGATTGACTGCAAATCCATGCACCCAGCCGCCCTGAGCATTTCGTAAAACTCCACCCGCCGATGCCGAGTCGGGGTTCCCTTTGCTGGCACCGACGATGTTCATGTTTCATGTTTGGTACATAAGATAGGAATatagataaaataatatattttgctATATTATTCCTATTTAATTTACATAATATTAATTTGAAGAATAAGATTGACTTTTCCATCGTATTAAACCATCCCTTTTATTCTTGATAAGGGACAATAATAAGGATAAATATTGAGATAAAGatatagataaaaataaaatagttggAAATTAGTATTCCATGTTTAATATGTTGGATATggatacagataaaataatacattttattaTATTACTTCTACTTAAGTTACATAACATTGATTTGATATGACTTTTATTTATCTCTAAAACAAATATGTGATAAAAGAGTcttgcattttttttatctttatctcACTTTATTTATCCCTCCTACCAAACCGTCCACTTAGGTATgagatttgagggataagacttTTATCTCTCTCCTGTCTCCTTACTATTTCTAAAACAAACATAGTAAAAAGAGTCTTGCATTATTTATCTTATCTCACCTCATTTATCTCTTATACCAAACACTCTGTTAACATTTGTTTCGATGTATTGTGGTTAAAGTAAGTTAAAGTACTAAAACATTGTTACGAAAATCGTTTAATTTAGAAGGTTAAgaaatagggtaaataattataaggtatatatatttatatttgacaCATTAATTAGCTCTATTGTATTATTATAAGATTTTTAAGTTTCATATCGATCAACCCTTTAATCTTTTCATAGTGGGATGTGACGATGATTGAAGAGATTTTTGAGCCAATTGATGTGCATTCCATTTTAGTTTAGTTGTGTCAGTGGGTTGTATGGAAGAGGATCACGTGATATGGAATTTTGAGAAGAATGCTAAATATTCATTAAGGTATGGGTATAGGCTTGTAGCAAAAATTAATCTCCCAACATATAGAACCTTTGAGTGGGGGTTGAGTGGGTTAGGATGTGGGATCTAAATATATCTCCTAAAGTGAAACACTTCTTGTAGTGGTGGTGTTGTAATTTCTTGCCAAATCATGAAAGGTTTTTTCTTGAAAGGCATCACCATCGACAACTCTTTGTGTTTTATGTGGGGCATTTGATGAACATAATCTTCATAATTTCATAGACTTCCCTGTGCGGTTGATTGTTGGAATGCTCTAAGTTTACGACTTATGGGGGTTGATGCAAAAGATTTTCCTTCACGGATCTCGAGAATTTTTGTAGAGGCGCTCAATGAGAAGGAAAGAGAACATATTTGTCTCATTATCTGGGAAGTCTCGAATTAAAGGAATCATAAGTTATGGTGAAATTCATTAGCTCTGTGGTCTATTAGTATCACAATTGCTTGCGCCATGTTGTTGCCCCAAATGTTAATAAGCAGTCGTGTATTAACTGGTCTCCACCCACTCTTAATGCGCTCAAGTGGTATGTCGCGATTTTGTGGGGACGTGTGGTTGCTTGCTCTTTTAGGATGGTGGCTAGTTGTTGGTAGCGTGCTGTTGTAGAGGCTTATTGCTAAGAGGAAGCACTCAGCTGGATTCGTTTGTAGGCATGGTGAGGAGCATGGATGGATTGGATGCCAAGGGTGTTATTGATTGCTTTCACAGCAAGTCGAAGGATTGGTCGGAACTAGACAGAATTGTTGGTAGCTGCTGGGTTTTAGTAAGTATCTAtagtatttcttttatttctcaGGTTAAGCTTCAGGCTAACAAAGTTGTAGATACTATAGCTAGAATATTGATTTCTTGTTAGATCATATTGATTGGTTTTCTACTCCTTACTATATGTGGGCCCTCGTGGTAACTgattctattttttattaatatttttctctttttctataaaaacaaaaataattcttTAATCTCTTGTATGAAAGTATAAAGTTTCCcctataataaaaaagaaacttATCTTTTAGTTCTTTTTTTTTGATGGAAAATAAGCTTTTATAACTAAACAACAGTATCTTTACAAATTATATCAGCAATTGGTTCAGGAACACTTTCTACAAACACTTGACATCCATCATTTGACAGAGCTAGGTGAGCAAGAGAGTGTGATGTGTTGTTTGCTGCTCTTCTTACATGTTGGAAAGAAACAGTATCAAAATGAGGAATCAAAGACCATATATCTTCACAAATTAAGCCCACCTCATTTTGAAAGGGAACCTGGGAATTGATAGCAGATATCAGAGACAAAGAATCACTCCTTGAACTTTCCAAAAGCCACCGTCAAGAGCAGTTTTTAAACCAAAGAAAATTGCAAGCCCCTCCACAGACTCAACTGAAGAAGCTGCACACATATTATTGTACGCAGAGAGCAGCGACAGCCCTTTGTCATCCCGAATAATCATCCCAAGACCACACTTCAGTCCCTCCTCATTCCAGGCTGCATCGCAATTCAACTTGACAAAAGGCGCGGCCGGAGGACTCCATCGAGCTTCACACCCCGAATCTAGAACAAGAGAAATCTCCCCTGCTGGTTTTGTCATTGGATCGAACACATTCAACATTGCAGCTTTGGAATTCATATAGCAGTTCCTTCGCTTTCTCCACCAAATTCTGCGGGTCGAAGCCTTTTCCTCCatgtataattttatttctattgaACCACAACATCCACAAGCAACACAATACAGAGTCAAGCCACACTTTTCCTGAAAACTTAGTAATATTTTGTAGCCAATCTGCAAATCCAGCcgaaaataatttatcaattctaatgtttctatcaaaaaatttcCAAACTGATTTTGCAAAAGGACAAAAACAGAAAATGTGCTTCAGGTCTTCTCCAACAGCTCCACAGAAACAACAATTTTTTCTAACGTTAAGTCCCCGATGTTGAAGATTAGAAAAGCAGGGAAGAgcattttgaacaaaacgccAGCAAAAAACTTTAACTTTTGGGGGAATTCTTGCTTGCCAGATGTATTTCCAGACCCTTCTTTCCGTTAATAAATTGGAACTGCTTCCCTCATTACTCCTTCGGATTTCCTCAGCAGCCATGTAACCTGTTTTGACAGAATAGGTTCCACGTTTATCATAGGACCAGAATAGTTTGTCATCCGGTAGTCTATAACTGATAGGGATTTTGAGGATCGAGTCGACTTCACATGGTAAGAATGCAGAATTCAATAAGTCCCAATTCCAGCATCGATTTTCCCTATCAATTAAACAACTCACCATAGTAGAAGGAGGGGCGTGAGAGAAGATCAGTGGCTTCATGTGTTTTTGAGTGGATATCCAATTGTCTTTCCAAATATTAACACTAGTTCCATTACCAATTGGCCAATAGATGCCTTTATTTAAAATGTTTCTCCCCTTTAGGATACTTCGCCAAACGTAGCTCAGATGCAAACCAGTAGAAGCATTTAAGAACGAGGAGTTaggataatatttagctttgaaaaccTGTCCAAACAGAGAGTCCGGATCAGATAATAGCCTCCATCCTTGCTTTGCTAGCATAGCAAGGTTGAAAGATTCAACCCATTTGAAACCCAGACCTCCATTTATTTTCGGCTTACAAATCTTGTTCCACTGCACCCAACTAATTCCCCTTTCAGAATCATTCGGACCCCACCAAAAGCGTCGCATCATCTGTTGAATTTCCAAGCAAAATGAACTCGGCAAAGCAAAGCAACTCATCACATATTGAGGTATGGACTGAGCAACTAATTTTATAAGGACCTCCTTACCTGCTTGTGACAAATTGCGTTCCTTCCAGCCATTTATTTTCTTCATCAATCTATCTTGGATGTAAGCAAACACATATTTCTTGGATTTGCctataattgatggaagccccaAATATTTCTGAAAAGCTCCCACTTCGTGCACCCCCAATGAGTTACAGATGAGATTGCGCCAATCAGGGTGCACATTTTTTGAAAAGAATACCTCAGTCTTATCATAATTAATCTGTTGCCCAGAGGCCCTTTCATAGCAGCTCAGAACATTTTTTATATGATAGCACTCATCAATATTAGCCCTAGCAAAAACCAGAGAATCATCTGCAAATAGCAAGTGGGATATGTTAGGACCATTTCGACCAATTTTGAAACCATGAATAGTACCTCTCCTTTCAGCAGTACGTATTAGAGCAGATAACGCCTCAGCACATATAAGGAACAAGTATGGTGAGATTGGATCACCCTGCCGAAGCCCGCTAGAAGGAGTTAGAAAACTAGCTGTCTATCCATTTATCAAAAAAGAGAAGGATACAGAGGTAAGACATTTCATAATTAAAACCACAAAATCCCTTGGAAAACCCATTTGCAGCACAATTCTCTCTAGGAAGCACCATTCTATTCTGTCATAGGCTTTACTCATATCAAGTTTCAAGGCAAATGAGCCTTTCTTCCCACTACATTTATGTTTCATCGAATGAAAAACCTCAAATGCGGTAAGAGCATTGTCAGTTATTAGACGTCCAGGAACAAAGGCGCTCTGAGACGGGCAAATGATACGTGGgagaatttttttaattctattgGCAAGCGTTTTAGATATTAGTTTGTAAAGGACATTACATAGACTGATAGGGCGTAAGTCCTTCATAGAAGACATCTTGCTCTTCTTCGGGATCAAATAAACAAGGATATGGTTCAAATTTGGCGGCATAGACCCCGTATTCAAAAAGTTTAGAACAAAATCACGTACCTCTTTGCCAATCAGACCCCAAAACTTTTGATAGAAGAAAGTCGGCATCCCATCTGGTCCAGGCGCCTTGTTTGGGTGCATTTGCTTCAGTGCTTCATCAATTTCCTCACCACGAAAGGGACTTGCTAGCTCAGCTAACTGGTTCTCTGATATGCACTGGTCAATAATCTCGA comes from the Euphorbia lathyris chromosome 5, ddEupLath1.1, whole genome shotgun sequence genome and includes:
- the LOC136230952 gene encoding uncharacterized protein, which gives rise to MEELRELEETQRMLTLMQSQGVLSSSNQDSDRFLANLILLLVKPCGDLDLNEKCTLISEQMPKISASFLREASLLFNRQVPLQIEEKVNGCRPSSVGNSDLEQKDFEGTAFISLDSMQRANSTLEDFCRSYFMFHGMDANSPQSIFKYLPVLSFTESYIYQMDSLNEKIANLPANNVAVLEREYEIPKGNESWIAECMDVFKNNPFGPLVTQLECHGLLTERITEELRSGEEYWALERKLCPAIMNQKEITVEDVMRAIHLKSFDYRVLNLILYQLRGEKVNDLHMDFLSTSEFLVEVSDDLFDYEDDVLENNFNILRMFVRIYGSLMAPVMLAKYIAEAEVKYESLLKSLDPQLSSTYQRRCEEATKEGGNISGHPHGTWSIPPVIVDEELYRRNCLNSQ